GGGCCGCTGCGAGTCCAATCGCGGATGCTCCACCTTCTTCGGAGCGCCTCGCGTGCCAGATTGCTGTCGGGGTTGACCGCGTTCGGGTGCCCGACCATCTCGAGCCAGGCGAGGTCGGCGAACGAGTCACCATAACCGTACGACCCCGAGAGGTCGATGTCGTTCGCCTGGGCGTATTGGCGCAGCCAGGCGGCGCGGGCCTCGTCGACCAGCGGGGGTTGTGCGAGATAGCCGGTGTAGACGCCGCTGCGCTGGTGCATCGTGCTGGCGACGACGTCGTCGAAGAGGTGCGCCAGGGGAGTCGTCAAGGTGTCGATCGAGCCCGTGACCAGCACGGTGCGGTGCCCGGCGGCGCGGTGCTCGGCGAGGCGGGCGAGTGCGTCGGGGAGGGTGTGGCGCAGGACCGTGTCGGCGTAGCCGCGCGACCGGACGACGCCCGAGAGTCGGGCGACGGGCATGCCCTCGTACCGCCGCGAGAAGGTGCGGATGAACTCGCCGCGGTCGCGACCCTCGGCCCGCAGGTAGCGCGGCAGCGAGGTGAGCAGGCTGGCGACCTCGCCGGGCCATGCGGCCTTGCGGAACCCGGCCGAGCGCACCCAGAGGTACTGCTCGACGATGTTGCTGTCGAGGACCGTGCCCTCGAGGTCGAACACGGCCACGACGTCGTCGCGCCGCGGCAGGGCCCGCGTGTCGGCGACGGCGGCCGACGCGGCGGGTCGCACCGAGAACGCCCGGGTCATGGCGGTGATGGACGGGAAGTGCACCTCTTGGAAGTAGTCCTCCCAGTCGACGTCGGTGACGTCGAAGCCGATGTCGGCGGGGGAGCCCGCCGGGAGTCCGGCGTGCAGGGCCCGCGTGCGGCGGTCGTCGAAGATGATCTCGGACTGCACGTAGTGGCGGTAGAGGTCGGTGAGGCTCTGCAGCGATTCGAGGTCGGCCCGACGGGTCTGCACCCCGGCCAGCGCCGTGCGGGTGCGGAGCGTGCTCGGCAGCCGGGTGAGCACGGCCTCGCGGACGTCGTTGACGCGGTTCGCGGTGCGGATGGCGCCCTCGACCTTGCGCACGCCCGGGAAGTTCCAGTGCGGCGCCTCGATCGACGAGTGCTCGTCGCGGGGCAGCGGGTTCGCCGTGAAGAACGCCTTCAGGTTCTCGAACATGCGCAGGATCGAGAACGGGTTGCTCCCGCCCGAGCTGGCGTGGAAGTACTGGGGGCTGCCGGCCTCGACCGGGTTCGCGGTGACGGCGAGGATGACGTTGACGACGTAGTCGACCGGGATCACGTCGAGCACGCTGTCGGGCACCCCGGGGAACTCGGGCAGCAGTCCGCGGGCGTACGACATGATCAGCGGGTCGGCGACCTTGAAGCCGTCGATCCAGCCGGGGTAGGGGTGTCGGTGGGCGCTCTCGACGATCGCCGGTCGGACCACCGACAGGCGATGCCCGGCCTCGGCCCAGAGTTCTTCCGCGGCGCGCTCGGCGAAGGCCTTGGTCAGCGTGTAGACGTCGGTCCAGCCGAGCGTCTCGGCCCGGGTGCGCCCGTAGTCGACGAGACGGGCCTTGACCCAGGCGACTCGTGCCTCCTCGGCGGCTGCGGCGACCGCCTGCGGGCCGGTCTTGCCGTGCGCCGCGCGACCCTGGGCGAGGAAGGTGCGCAGCGTCTCGGGCTGGCGCGAGGCGGCCTCGACACGGGCGCGGGCATCGCCGGCGGCGGCGCGTTCGACACGCCAGTCGACGGTGTGGCCGAGCGACGCCTCGGGGAACACGCCCTTGCGGATGCCGCCGACGTAGGCGGTCGACACGTGCACGACGTGCGGGTCGGTGCCCGTCCTCCGCAGGGCTTCGTACAGCCCGACCGCTCCACCGACGTTGGTCTCGAAGGCCTGGTCGATCGGCGGGTCGAAGGACACCGTGGACGCACTGTGGATGACGACGTCGAGGTCGCCGGGAAGGTCGGGCAGGTCGCCGAGACCGCTCTCGATCACCCGGAGCCGCTCGGCGAGGGCCTTCTCGACGCCCTCGGGCCCGACCGCCTCACGCCACGACGAGAAGACCGGTTTCTTCAGCAGGTGCCGCAGGCGCCCCTCGGCCGAGGTGCCGGCCTTGGGACGGATGAGGAGCGTGACCGTCGTGCCGGGGTGCGACGAGAGCAGACGCTCGAGGATCGCCTGACCGACGAAACCGGTGCCGCCGGTCAGCAGGACGTGCGCGCCGCCGAGGTCGACGCGGGTGGCGCCCGGGGTCTGGTCGGGCAGCGCGAGGCCGGGGGAGGAGCTCATGCGGTCAGCTTTCTGGTCACGGCCGCGCCGACGGTGGCGTCCAGGCCCGGCAGGTCGGCGACGAGCGCCCCCACGCGGTCGGCACGCAGGTGGCCCTCGGCCCCGCCGAACACGGTGGCGTCGAAGAAGGTGCGCTCGGAGTCGGCGCGCTCGACGGCGCCGATCGGCCAGACGGCCGTCACGAAGGAGGCGCGGGTCATCTTCACCGAGCGGCGCGAGTCGCGCAGA
This genomic interval from Frigoribacterium sp. Leaf415 contains the following:
- a CDS encoding SDR family oxidoreductase: MSSSPGLALPDQTPGATRVDLGGAHVLLTGGTGFVGQAILERLLSSHPGTTVTLLIRPKAGTSAEGRLRHLLKKPVFSSWREAVGPEGVEKALAERLRVIESGLGDLPDLPGDLDVVIHSASTVSFDPPIDQAFETNVGGAVGLYEALRRTGTDPHVVHVSTAYVGGIRKGVFPEASLGHTVDWRVERAAAGDARARVEAASRQPETLRTFLAQGRAAHGKTGPQAVAAAAEEARVAWVKARLVDYGRTRAETLGWTDVYTLTKAFAERAAEELWAEAGHRLSVVRPAIVESAHRHPYPGWIDGFKVADPLIMSYARGLLPEFPGVPDSVLDVIPVDYVVNVILAVTANPVEAGSPQYFHASSGGSNPFSILRMFENLKAFFTANPLPRDEHSSIEAPHWNFPGVRKVEGAIRTANRVNDVREAVLTRLPSTLRTRTALAGVQTRRADLESLQSLTDLYRHYVQSEIIFDDRRTRALHAGLPAGSPADIGFDVTDVDWEDYFQEVHFPSITAMTRAFSVRPAASAAVADTRALPRRDDVVAVFDLEGTVLDSNIVEQYLWVRSAGFRKAAWPGEVASLLTSLPRYLRAEGRDRGEFIRTFSRRYEGMPVARLSGVVRSRGYADTVLRHTLPDALARLAEHRAAGHRTVLVTGSIDTLTTPLAHLFDDVVASTMHQRSGVYTGYLAQPPLVDEARAAWLRQYAQANDIDLSGSYGYGDSFADLAWLEMVGHPNAVNPDSNLAREALRRRWSIRDWTRSGPHGRSGTSTTSGTSSTTAKGDGGRV